From Humibacter ginsenosidimutans, a single genomic window includes:
- a CDS encoding NAD-dependent epimerase/dehydratase family protein yields the protein MRIALTGGTGKLGRTAVRVLREAGHDVISLDITGTRGPGFLQVDLTDYGQVIDALAGVRDGATTQPYDAIVHLAAIPAPGIRSDVATFENNISSTYHVFQAARTLGIRNIVYASSETVLGLPFLQDPPYLPIDEEYAGRPESAYSLVKHLEETMAREFTRWDPTLKIFGLRFSNVMDPDDYAAFPGYDVDPKNRRWNAWGYIDARDGAQAILKALESDATGFEAFIIAAADTVSDRSNAELAAAEFPDVRVNRDLGEHDTMLSIDKARRLLGYAPQHSWREHV from the coding sequence ATGCGCATCGCTCTCACCGGAGGAACGGGCAAGCTCGGACGCACCGCAGTGCGCGTGCTTCGCGAAGCCGGCCACGACGTCATCTCCCTCGACATCACCGGCACTCGCGGCCCCGGCTTCCTGCAGGTCGACCTCACCGACTACGGGCAGGTGATCGACGCCCTCGCCGGAGTGCGCGACGGTGCGACGACGCAGCCCTACGACGCGATCGTGCACCTTGCCGCGATTCCGGCGCCGGGCATCCGCAGCGACGTTGCCACGTTCGAGAACAACATCTCGAGCACCTACCACGTGTTCCAGGCGGCAAGGACGCTCGGCATCCGCAACATCGTGTACGCGTCGAGCGAGACCGTGCTCGGGCTGCCTTTCCTGCAGGACCCGCCCTACCTGCCGATCGACGAGGAGTACGCCGGGCGCCCCGAGTCGGCCTACTCGCTGGTCAAACACCTCGAAGAGACGATGGCGCGCGAGTTCACGCGCTGGGATCCGACGCTGAAGATCTTCGGGCTGCGGTTCTCCAACGTGATGGACCCCGACGACTACGCGGCCTTCCCCGGATACGACGTCGACCCGAAGAACCGGCGCTGGAACGCGTGGGGCTACATCGACGCGCGCGACGGAGCCCAGGCCATCCTCAAGGCGCTCGAGTCGGATGCCACGGGCTTCGAGGCCTTCATCATCGCGGCCGCAGACACGGTCTCCGATCGTTCCAATGCGGAGCTCGCCGCAGCCGAGTTTCCCGACGTGCGCGTCAACCGCGACCTCGGCGAGCACGACACGATGCTGTCGATCGACAAGGCCAGGCGGCTGCTCGGCTACGCGCCGCAGCACTCCTGGCGCGAGCACGTGTAG
- a CDS encoding MarR family winged helix-turn-helix transcriptional regulator: MTETDHVADASVPSGTGDLDDAIVSVEREFGALFVQLRNRMRLQAQELHPQVQPFGYLMLSALLRSGPMHAGALAEALSADKSLVSRQASQLEQLGLLRREQDPADRRATYFTITDEARGRLDRIIGNNRRELRAGLTGWNVEDVRVFARLLHRMNEF; the protein is encoded by the coding sequence ATGACCGAGACCGATCACGTCGCCGACGCCTCCGTGCCCTCCGGTACCGGTGATCTCGACGACGCGATCGTCTCGGTCGAACGGGAGTTCGGCGCCCTGTTCGTACAGCTGCGCAACCGCATGCGATTGCAGGCCCAGGAGCTGCATCCGCAGGTGCAGCCGTTCGGCTATCTGATGCTCAGCGCCCTGCTCCGCTCCGGCCCGATGCACGCGGGGGCTCTCGCCGAGGCGCTCTCCGCCGACAAGTCTCTGGTGAGCAGGCAGGCATCCCAGCTCGAACAGCTCGGGCTGCTCCGCAGGGAGCAGGACCCGGCCGACCGTCGCGCCACCTACTTCACGATCACCGACGAGGCGCGCGGCCGACTCGACCGCATCATCGGCAACAACCGCCGGGAACTGCGCGCCGGACTCACCGGCTGGAACGTCGAGGACGTGCGAGTGTTCGCCCGCCTGCTGCATCGCATGAACGAGTTCTGA
- a CDS encoding MDR family MFS transporter — translation MSHRQVLEALSGLLLGMFVSILAGTVVSTSLPKIIADLKGDQTAYTWVVVATLLATTVTTPIWGKLSDLFNRKLLIQLALAIFVIGSALAGFSQDTTMLIGFRVLQGVGAGGLTALSQVIMADIISPRERGKYMGIFGAIMAIGTVGGPLIGGLLTDSVGWRWNFYVGVPFAILAIILLQVTLHLPKRPKAKVSIDYLGAVLIAAGVSILLIWVSLAGQQGQFAWASATSFWMVAGAAVALIAAVLVELKVKDPVIPMRLFKNRTFTFSVIASISVGVAMFGTSVFLGQYMQLARGATPTQSGLLTLPMIAGLLVSSVVIGQIISRTGKWKAFMVVGSVLLIVGLVLMGTIDYDTDYVVLSVYMFVLGCGVGMVMQNLVLVVQNVVAPAEMGVASSAVTFFRSLGGTAGVSVLGSILGTQVADHLADKGAELTAAIMKLGPSGLEIAKSLKAGTIPSVSSLPESIRVIVESAYGESVAFVFLVAVPLAVVTLVAVCLLPNNRLGSKTTIERLAEENAAAGSGIDSESVIAAAAAEVIDDAEALIAAEPLESAEAIADAHGARRADSESGEHPSL, via the coding sequence ATGTCTCACCGCCAGGTGCTCGAGGCGCTCTCGGGCCTGCTGCTCGGCATGTTCGTGTCGATCCTGGCCGGAACCGTGGTCTCGACCTCGCTGCCGAAGATCATCGCCGATCTCAAGGGCGACCAGACCGCGTACACCTGGGTGGTCGTCGCGACGCTGCTCGCCACCACGGTCACCACGCCGATCTGGGGCAAGCTCTCCGATCTGTTCAACCGCAAGCTGCTCATCCAGCTCGCGCTCGCGATCTTCGTCATCGGCTCCGCCCTCGCCGGTTTCTCGCAAGACACCACCATGCTGATCGGATTCCGCGTGCTCCAGGGCGTCGGCGCAGGCGGCCTCACCGCGCTCAGCCAGGTGATCATGGCCGACATCATCAGCCCGCGCGAGCGCGGCAAGTACATGGGCATCTTCGGCGCGATCATGGCCATCGGCACCGTCGGCGGCCCGCTCATCGGCGGACTGCTCACCGACTCGGTGGGCTGGCGCTGGAACTTCTACGTCGGCGTGCCGTTCGCCATCCTCGCAATCATCCTGCTGCAGGTCACGCTGCACCTGCCCAAACGGCCGAAGGCCAAGGTCTCGATCGACTACCTCGGTGCCGTGCTCATCGCGGCAGGCGTCTCGATCCTGCTCATCTGGGTGTCGCTGGCGGGTCAGCAGGGCCAGTTCGCATGGGCATCCGCCACCAGCTTCTGGATGGTCGCAGGCGCTGCAGTCGCGCTGATCGCCGCGGTGCTCGTCGAGCTCAAGGTGAAAGACCCCGTCATCCCCATGCGGCTGTTCAAGAACCGCACGTTCACGTTCTCGGTCATCGCGAGCATCTCGGTGGGCGTGGCCATGTTCGGCACCTCGGTGTTCCTCGGCCAGTACATGCAGCTCGCCCGCGGCGCGACACCGACCCAGTCCGGTCTGCTCACCCTGCCGATGATCGCCGGCCTCCTGGTCTCCTCCGTCGTCATCGGTCAGATCATCAGCCGCACCGGCAAGTGGAAGGCCTTCATGGTGGTGGGCAGCGTGCTGCTCATCGTCGGGCTCGTGCTGATGGGCACGATCGACTACGACACCGACTACGTCGTGCTCTCCGTCTACATGTTCGTGCTGGGCTGCGGTGTCGGCATGGTCATGCAGAACCTCGTGCTCGTGGTGCAGAACGTGGTCGCACCAGCCGAGATGGGCGTCGCGAGCTCGGCTGTGACCTTCTTCCGCAGCCTCGGCGGCACCGCCGGCGTCTCGGTGCTCGGCTCCATCCTCGGCACCCAGGTGGCCGACCACCTCGCCGACAAGGGTGCTGAGCTGACCGCCGCCATCATGAAGCTCGGTCCCTCCGGCCTGGAGATCGCGAAGTCGCTGAAGGCAGGCACGATCCCGAGCGTGTCGAGCCTGCCGGAGAGCATTCGCGTCATCGTGGAGTCGGCATACGGCGAGTCCGTGGCGTTCGTCTTCCTGGTGGCCGTGCCGCTGGCCGTGGTGACTCTGGTCGCCGTGTGCCTGCTGCCGAACAACCGTCTGGGCAGCAAGACCACCATCGAGCGCCTCGCGGAGGAGAACGCCGCCGCCGGCTCCGGCATCGACTCGGAGAGCGTCATCGCCGCGGCAGCAGCAGAGGTGATCGACGACGCCGAGGCGCTCATCGCGGCCGAACCCCTCGAGTCCGCCGAGGCGATCGCCGACGCGCACGGCGCGCGTCGGGCCGACTCGGAGTCCGGCGAGCACCCGTCGCTATGA
- the rplJ gene encoding 50S ribosomal protein L10, whose translation MANKEATVAELEDKFKSSTAVLLTEYRGLSVAKLKELRRSISADATYAVVKNTLTKIAANNAGISAFDDELAGPSAIAFVHGDPVNVAKGLRDFAKANPLLVVKGGYFDGAALSAEEVGKLADLESREVLLAKLAGAFKASLFGAAYLFNAPLSKAVRTVDALREKQESAA comes from the coding sequence ATGGCGAACAAGGAAGCCACGGTTGCCGAGCTCGAAGACAAGTTCAAGAGCTCGACCGCCGTTCTGCTGACCGAGTACCGCGGTCTGTCTGTTGCGAAGCTCAAGGAGCTCCGCAGGTCTATCAGTGCAGACGCGACCTACGCCGTGGTGAAGAACACGCTGACCAAGATCGCGGCGAACAACGCCGGCATCTCGGCGTTCGACGACGAACTCGCCGGACCGTCCGCGATCGCCTTCGTGCACGGTGACCCCGTGAACGTCGCCAAGGGTCTTCGTGACTTCGCCAAGGCGAACCCTCTTCTCGTGGTCAAGGGCGGGTACTTCGACGGTGCCGCCCTTTCCGCCGAAGAGGTAGGCAAGCTCGCCGACCTCGAGTCCCGTGAGGTGCTGCTGGCCAAGCTGGCCGGTGCCTTCAAGGCCTCGCTGTTCGGAGCCGCATATCTGTTCAACGCACCGCTGTCGAAGGCCGTTCGCACGGTCGACGCGCTGCGCGAGAAGCAGGAGTCCGCAGCGTAG
- the rplL gene encoding 50S ribosomal protein L7/L12, whose amino-acid sequence MAAKLSTEELLEQFKGLTLIELSEFVKAFEETFEVTAAAPVAVAAPAAGGAGAAAEEVEEKDSFDVILEAAGDKKIQVIKVVRELTSLGLGEAKAVVDGAPKAVLEGANKETADKAKAALEEAGATVTLK is encoded by the coding sequence ATGGCTGCAAAGCTTTCCACCGAGGAGCTGCTCGAGCAGTTCAAGGGTCTGACGCTCATCGAGCTGTCGGAGTTCGTCAAGGCGTTCGAGGAGACCTTCGAGGTCACCGCCGCTGCGCCCGTCGCCGTTGCCGCCCCGGCCGCCGGTGGCGCCGGTGCCGCTGCCGAAGAGGTTGAGGAGAAGGACTCCTTCGACGTCATCCTCGAGGCCGCCGGTGACAAGAAGATCCAGGTCATCAAGGTCGTGCGCGAGCTGACCTCCCTCGGTCTGGGCGAGGCGAAGGCCGTCGTCGACGGCGCTCCGAAGGCCGTGCTCGAGGGCGCGAACAAGGAGACCGCTGACAAGGCGAAGGCCGCTCTCGAAGAGGCCGGCGCGACCGTCACGCTCAAGTAA
- a CDS encoding helix-turn-helix domain-containing protein, translating into MNRPPAFAEYNIEERWTTLQGSVLVGSMLEDGPGPHALVPHRHDFVELVWLSQGSGTHRIDTAEFPARPRTLHLIAPGQVHCWHPDATPVDGTLVLFREDFLIAQGGAGLQSWRGGMTTPSPATATRLDRLVREIRDELDGDADDREVVARHLVSAFVTVCQREVARPAPPQHTVSADFQRLVRERPTVAVSVAEWSRRLAVTPKYLTEVVTADTGRSPSTMIRSAVRLEAERMLAATTLSCAQIADTLEFDDPSYFSRFFRRETGMTPSSYRRRHGTLRAA; encoded by the coding sequence ATGAACCGACCGCCCGCGTTCGCGGAGTACAACATCGAAGAGCGATGGACGACCCTGCAGGGCTCGGTGCTGGTCGGTTCGATGCTCGAGGACGGCCCCGGCCCGCACGCGCTGGTGCCGCATCGTCACGACTTCGTCGAGCTGGTGTGGCTGTCGCAGGGATCGGGCACGCACCGCATCGACACGGCGGAGTTTCCGGCCAGGCCGCGCACTCTGCACCTGATCGCGCCCGGGCAGGTGCACTGCTGGCATCCGGATGCCACACCCGTCGACGGCACGCTCGTGCTGTTTCGCGAGGACTTTCTCATCGCACAGGGCGGTGCCGGCCTGCAGAGCTGGCGGGGCGGTATGACGACTCCCTCGCCGGCGACCGCGACTCGGCTCGACCGGCTGGTGCGCGAGATCCGCGACGAGCTCGACGGCGACGCCGACGACCGCGAGGTCGTCGCGCGCCACCTGGTGTCGGCGTTCGTCACCGTGTGCCAGCGCGAGGTCGCCCGGCCCGCGCCGCCTCAGCACACCGTGTCCGCCGACTTCCAGCGGCTGGTGCGCGAGCGGCCGACCGTCGCCGTCTCGGTGGCCGAGTGGTCACGGCGGCTGGCGGTGACGCCGAAGTACCTCACCGAAGTGGTGACGGCCGACACCGGCCGATCGCCGAGCACGATGATCCGCTCGGCGGTGCGGCTGGAGGCGGAGCGGATGCTCGCGGCCACCACGCTGAGCTGCGCCCAGATCGCCGACACGCTCGAGTTCGACGATCCTTCGTACTTCTCCCGCTTCTTCCGGCGTGAGACCGGGATGACCCCCTCGAGTTATCGCAGAAGGCACGGCACCCTGCGCGCCGCGTGA
- a CDS encoding MarR family winged helix-turn-helix transcriptional regulator — MLTEPISLPLRDGVDSEAELRFLLGDLAQLSGRVTRLAHRLAGGSEGPATWRTLAVLQTSGPMRLGELAAQSQVAQPTMTKIVAGLVEREWVKRIADADDARAWQIGISAKGIIQLAEWRDGFATALLPLFDDLDADERDTIRRAVDLVRPRITQAYTLPEKTTRKTND, encoded by the coding sequence ATGCTGACGGAACCGATCTCCCTACCCCTGCGGGATGGCGTGGACTCCGAGGCCGAACTGCGATTCCTCCTCGGTGATCTGGCCCAGCTCTCCGGTCGTGTGACGCGACTGGCCCATCGACTCGCCGGCGGAAGCGAGGGGCCGGCCACCTGGCGCACGCTCGCCGTGCTGCAGACCTCCGGCCCGATGCGCCTCGGCGAGCTGGCCGCTCAGAGCCAGGTCGCGCAGCCGACCATGACCAAGATCGTGGCGGGCCTGGTGGAGCGCGAATGGGTCAAGCGCATCGCCGACGCCGACGACGCCAGGGCATGGCAGATCGGCATCTCGGCCAAGGGCATCATCCAGCTCGCCGAGTGGCGCGACGGTTTCGCCACGGCGCTGCTGCCCCTTTTCGACGACCTCGACGCCGACGAGCGCGACACCATCCGTCGCGCTGTCGACCTCGTGCGTCCCCGCATCACGCAGGCTTACACCCTCCCCGAGAAGACGACGCGAAAGACGAACGACTGA
- a CDS encoding MFS transporter, which translates to MTQTDTSPETNSLSLPAHHGPSEHSGGKGILKQPIAVWAVAFACVVSFMGIGLVDPILPAIANSLHATSAQTELLFTTYLLITGVAMFFTSWLSTRIGTKKTLLIGLAVIVVFAALAGASGSVWEIIGFRAGWGLGNALFISTALAAIVGAASGGASQAIILYEAALGLGMALGPLVGGLLGNISWRGPFFGTATLMAVGFIAITTMLRSKDEVKPTPTKLTAPFRGLAKPGLRVMASAALFYNMGFFVLLAYTPFALADLGLDAAIPLGLIFTCWGIALAISSVWLAPALTNRMRRSTVLIAVIPLLAVDLLLVALFVKSIVAIIVLVIVGGIFLGILNTVLTECSMEATDLPRPVASSAYSGVRFIGGAIAPPVAAALGNAFGAAVPFFFGTLVLVVSMLIIVIGRRALRRADGMIENAEEEAEAIGLGDAA; encoded by the coding sequence ATGACGCAGACCGACACCTCACCTGAAACCAATTCCCTCTCCCTTCCCGCGCATCACGGGCCGTCGGAGCACTCGGGCGGCAAGGGCATCCTCAAGCAGCCCATCGCCGTGTGGGCCGTGGCCTTCGCCTGCGTCGTGTCGTTCATGGGCATAGGCCTGGTCGATCCGATCCTCCCGGCGATCGCGAACAGCCTGCACGCCACGTCGGCGCAGACCGAGCTGCTGTTCACGACCTACCTGCTGATCACGGGTGTGGCCATGTTCTTCACGAGCTGGCTCTCGACGCGCATCGGCACGAAGAAGACGCTGCTCATCGGCCTCGCGGTCATCGTCGTGTTCGCGGCGCTCGCCGGAGCGAGCGGGTCGGTGTGGGAGATCATCGGATTCCGTGCAGGCTGGGGCCTCGGCAACGCGCTCTTCATCTCCACGGCGCTCGCCGCCATCGTCGGCGCCGCATCGGGTGGAGCCTCCCAGGCGATCATCCTGTACGAGGCGGCACTCGGCCTCGGCATGGCGCTCGGACCGCTCGTCGGCGGTCTGCTCGGCAACATCTCGTGGCGTGGCCCGTTCTTCGGAACCGCCACCCTCATGGCCGTCGGGTTCATCGCCATCACGACCATGCTGCGCAGCAAAGACGAGGTCAAGCCGACGCCGACCAAGTTGACCGCTCCGTTCCGCGGCCTCGCCAAGCCCGGCCTGCGCGTGATGGCCTCCGCCGCGCTGTTCTACAACATGGGCTTCTTCGTGCTGTTGGCCTACACGCCGTTCGCTCTCGCCGACCTGGGACTGGATGCCGCCATCCCGCTCGGCCTCATCTTCACCTGCTGGGGCATCGCGCTCGCGATCTCGTCAGTCTGGCTCGCTCCTGCGCTGACCAATCGCATGCGTCGCTCGACGGTGCTGATCGCCGTGATCCCGCTGCTCGCGGTCGACCTGCTGCTCGTCGCGCTCTTCGTGAAGTCGATCGTCGCGATCATCGTGCTGGTGATCGTGGGCGGCATCTTCCTCGGCATCCTGAACACGGTGCTGACGGAGTGCTCGATGGAGGCGACGGATCTGCCGCGCCCCGTCGCGTCGTCCGCCTATTCCGGGGTGCGATTCATCGGCGGTGCCATCGCTCCGCCGGTCGCCGCCGCGCTCGGCAACGCGTTCGGCGCCGCCGTGCCGTTCTTCTTCGGCACCCTGGTGCTCGTCGTCTCGATGCTCATCATCGTGATCGGCCGCCGCGCACTGCGTCGCGCCGACGGCATGATCGAGAACGCGGAAGAAGAGGCCGAGGCCATCGGGCTCGGCGACGCGGCCTGA
- a CDS encoding RidA family protein: MSITLLQPDGLVRSPAFSHVAIVPPSATTVYLGGQNGVDETGRLVSDDIGEQAIRALENAEAALNVAGATLGDVIQWLILFDESADLRTAYGAIAPKLSRDAAPPLVTGARVAGLGVPGALIEVSAVAAIETTPPA, translated from the coding sequence ATGTCCATCACACTTCTGCAGCCCGACGGCCTCGTGCGCAGCCCCGCCTTCAGCCATGTCGCGATCGTTCCGCCGTCGGCGACGACCGTCTACCTCGGCGGGCAGAACGGTGTCGACGAGACCGGCCGGCTCGTCTCCGACGACATCGGAGAGCAGGCGATCAGGGCGCTCGAGAACGCCGAGGCTGCACTGAACGTGGCCGGCGCCACTCTCGGCGACGTCATCCAGTGGCTCATCCTGTTCGACGAGAGCGCCGATCTCCGCACCGCCTACGGCGCGATCGCCCCGAAGTTGTCGCGCGATGCCGCACCTCCGCTCGTCACCGGTGCCAGAGTGGCCGGCCTCGGCGTGCCCGGCGCACTGATCGAGGTGAGCGCGGTCGCCGCGATCGAGACGACGCCCCCGGCCTGA
- a CDS encoding LacI family DNA-binding transcriptional regulator translates to MTRTARPSTIAREGMPSPTARSSIIDIAGAVGVSPATVSRALRGLPNVSQSTRDRVQRAADDLGYVRSADASGLASGRTMSVGIVVPTLASWFCDAVIEGVDSVMRPAGYDLVLFSLGRHDGIRDRVLRQTLRRRTDALIAVCADLDAGERRQLASFSGPVVIAGAATRGLLHVAVDQRAAARDAVQHLVDLGHTRIGHLGDAYPSAGYRAIADRRRDGFVSGMETNGLDLRVEWSTRVSSPAGTHEALGRMLQDPFDRPTALLVDSDERAAEVVTAATAFGLRVPADLSVICFEDRGLARPFRLTAVAQSPAEQGVTAARMLLADLDSPPVRRRSATFPVHIDVRDSTAAPQPPAPA, encoded by the coding sequence ATGACCAGAACCGCCCGCCCCTCGACGATCGCGCGCGAGGGGATGCCGTCGCCGACGGCGCGCAGCAGCATCATCGACATCGCGGGTGCCGTCGGCGTGTCTCCTGCGACGGTGTCCCGTGCCCTGCGCGGGCTGCCGAACGTGTCGCAGAGCACACGCGATCGGGTGCAGCGCGCGGCCGACGACCTCGGGTACGTGCGGTCGGCGGATGCGTCTGGGCTGGCATCCGGCCGCACCATGTCCGTCGGGATCGTCGTACCCACGCTCGCCTCGTGGTTCTGCGACGCCGTCATCGAGGGTGTCGACTCGGTGATGAGGCCGGCAGGCTACGACCTCGTGCTGTTCAGCCTCGGCCGGCACGATGGCATCCGCGACAGGGTGCTGCGGCAGACGCTGCGCAGGCGCACGGATGCCCTCATCGCCGTGTGCGCCGATCTCGACGCGGGAGAGCGGCGGCAGCTGGCATCCTTCTCCGGTCCGGTCGTGATCGCCGGCGCGGCGACCCGCGGCCTGCTGCACGTCGCCGTCGACCAGCGCGCGGCGGCGAGGGATGCCGTGCAGCACCTTGTCGACCTCGGGCACACGCGCATCGGGCATCTCGGCGACGCGTACCCGTCGGCGGGATATCGCGCGATCGCCGATCGGCGGCGCGACGGATTCGTGAGCGGCATGGAGACGAACGGTCTCGACCTCCGAGTGGAGTGGTCGACACGCGTGAGCAGTCCCGCCGGCACCCACGAAGCGCTGGGGCGCATGCTGCAAGACCCGTTCGATCGGCCTACGGCGCTGCTCGTCGACTCGGACGAGCGTGCTGCCGAGGTCGTCACCGCGGCCACGGCGTTCGGGCTGCGCGTGCCGGCCGACCTCTCGGTGATCTGCTTCGAAGACCGGGGCCTCGCCCGCCCGTTCCGACTCACGGCCGTGGCGCAGAGCCCGGCGGAGCAGGGGGTGACGGCCGCGAGGATGCTCCTCGCCGACCTCGACTCCCCGCCCGTTCGCCGCCGCTCGGCGACGTTCCCCGTGCACATCGACGTACGCGACAGCACCGCGGCGCCCCAGCCGCCGGCCCCGGCCTGA
- a CDS encoding carbohydrate ABC transporter permease, which yields MHRRRSVGARVGLAISSILVVIFVMAPIYWMLATSFKTTAGVSANPPQWFPNPLSVENYVTAFSQYNFAQYILNSVIVAVASTILVLAFGTFAGYALGRLPMRGRFTIMVLLLIISVFPAIALIAPLYLLMRNLGWLNSYQALIVPYTALNLPFAIWILRNYFIGVPKEMEETARIDGAGPFRTVWQVVLPMMLPGLFTAGIFAFTACWTEFLMALSFNSADQFRTIPVGIALFGNAHITPYGVIFAASAVAVVPIAVLVLVFRKSVVSGLTSGAVKG from the coding sequence ATGCACCGCAGACGTTCCGTCGGCGCCCGCGTCGGGCTCGCGATCTCCTCGATCCTGGTCGTCATCTTCGTGATGGCACCGATCTACTGGATGCTCGCCACCAGCTTCAAGACAACGGCCGGCGTCTCGGCGAACCCGCCGCAGTGGTTCCCGAACCCGCTCTCCGTCGAGAACTACGTGACCGCGTTCTCGCAGTACAACTTCGCGCAGTACATCCTCAACTCGGTGATCGTCGCCGTCGCCTCCACGATCCTCGTGCTCGCGTTCGGCACCTTCGCCGGCTATGCGCTCGGCCGCCTGCCGATGCGCGGACGCTTCACGATCATGGTGCTGCTGCTGATCATCTCCGTGTTCCCGGCGATCGCGCTGATCGCGCCGCTGTATCTGCTGATGCGCAACCTCGGCTGGCTCAACAGCTACCAGGCGCTCATCGTGCCGTACACGGCGTTGAACCTGCCGTTCGCCATCTGGATTCTGCGCAACTACTTCATCGGCGTGCCGAAGGAGATGGAGGAGACGGCGCGCATCGACGGCGCCGGCCCGTTCCGCACCGTCTGGCAGGTGGTGCTGCCGATGATGCTGCCAGGGCTCTTCACCGCCGGAATCTTCGCGTTCACGGCGTGCTGGACCGAGTTCCTGATGGCACTCTCGTTCAACAGCGCCGATCAGTTCCGCACCATCCCGGTGGGCATCGCCCTCTTCGGCAACGCGCACATCACCCCGTACGGCGTGATCTTCGCCGCCAGCGCCGTCGCTGTCGTGCCCATCGCGGTCCTCGTGCTGGTGTTCCGCAAATCGGTCGTCTCCGGGCTCACCTCCGGCGCGGTCAAAGGATGA
- a CDS encoding carbohydrate ABC transporter permease → MTTTNVAAPARKGGPQLGERRRKGVYRRTMARLGWGFSAPALIFIAAVTIFPILFSVVMSFSNVNVLGSGFQIDGFTLDNYGVVFSNATWQYALVFTVGYTVVTVLVEIVLGTLIALVLERLGAARGWMMAMLLIPWSLITVISATLWDYIYDPLAGVATQIISALGFGHPVILGSPVSAIIAMMVADIWKTTPFVAIIVLAGLVMLPGDVYEAAELDGANGWKTFWQVTLPLLRPTIALAVLFRVLQAFGVFDLPFVLTQGGPQDATTSLAILGYRAMFTDLKFGPGAAVATTTAALVVLGCLLFLRVFRSQVSETEL, encoded by the coding sequence ATGACAACGACGAACGTCGCGGCGCCGGCACGCAAGGGTGGACCGCAACTGGGTGAACGACGCAGGAAGGGCGTCTATCGACGCACCATGGCGCGACTGGGCTGGGGGTTCTCGGCGCCGGCGCTGATCTTCATCGCCGCCGTGACCATCTTTCCGATCCTGTTCTCGGTGGTGATGAGCTTCAGCAACGTCAATGTGCTGGGCAGCGGGTTCCAGATCGACGGCTTCACGCTCGACAACTACGGGGTCGTCTTCAGCAACGCCACCTGGCAGTACGCGCTCGTCTTCACGGTCGGCTACACCGTGGTGACCGTGCTGGTGGAGATCGTGCTCGGCACACTCATCGCACTCGTGCTGGAGCGCCTGGGAGCCGCACGCGGCTGGATGATGGCGATGCTGCTCATTCCGTGGTCGCTGATCACCGTGATCTCCGCCACGCTGTGGGACTACATCTACGACCCGCTGGCGGGTGTCGCGACGCAGATCATCTCGGCGCTCGGGTTCGGGCATCCTGTCATCCTCGGATCGCCTGTCTCGGCGATCATCGCCATGATGGTCGCCGACATCTGGAAGACCACGCCCTTCGTGGCGATCATCGTGCTCGCCGGCCTGGTGATGCTGCCCGGCGACGTGTACGAGGCGGCGGAGCTCGACGGAGCGAACGGCTGGAAGACGTTCTGGCAGGTCACGCTGCCGTTGCTTCGCCCCACGATCGCCCTGGCCGTGCTGTTCCGGGTGCTGCAGGCGTTCGGCGTGTTCGACCTGCCGTTCGTGCTCACCCAGGGCGGTCCGCAAGACGCGACGACCTCGCTGGCGATACTCGGCTACAGAGCCATGTTCACCGACCTCAAATTCGGTCCAGGAGCGGCCGTCGCCACGACGACGGCGGCGCTCGTGGTGCTCGGATGCCTGCTGTTCCTGCGCGTCTTCCGCTCGCAGGTCTCAGAGACGGAGCTGTGA